The Sulfolobus sp. A20 genomic interval TTCTGAGGAAGAACCTAGAGCTGAACAACGTAATTAACGTTGAAGTATTGCCCTTTGCAGTTGGCGAAATTGAAGGAAGGATGAAATTTAGGTTAAACGGTGTTACATCGTCTTTATCTGGAGAAGGCATAGAAGTCGAGGTTAAACCTTTAGACTCTCTAGTCTCTCACGCTGACGTAATAAAGATGGATATAGAGGGGGCTGAAAAATATGCTATAAAGAGCGACGTTGTTAAAAACGCTAGGGAGATAGTTATGGAACTCCACGGAAGGGAGAACGTTGAGTTCATTCCTCGTTACTTAAGGGAGATAGGCTTTGAAGTGAGGGAGATAACTTACAGAGACCTTCGGAAGAACGCGATAAAGAACTCCATACTCCACCTCCCCAGCCTTC includes:
- a CDS encoding FkbM family methyltransferase encodes the protein MRKNLELNNVINVEVLPFAVGEIEGRMKFRLNGVTSSLSGEGIEVEVKPLDSLVSHADVIKMDIEGAEKYAIKSDVVKNAREIVMELHGRENVEFIPRYLREIGFEVREITYRDLRKNAIKNSILHLPSLLDAEIKTNFHATKVFLRRGRTSIPSVSHEEYKLIYAYNVSRD